In the Malus domestica chromosome 16, GDT2T_hap1 genome, one interval contains:
- the LOC103402798 gene encoding uncharacterized protein, which produces MYVTRPLSVCRRSPPSLSLPPPEGPNSGYLVLHDDDSVEINCCGCEDDSVNGLPFPQNKDLRVGYGSDGDDVAFIPVLNQPLSSNRYHVIPRTGRHKGEACTNTREEDTCIGCCGCKNIPDAKPKPLDPSDIYQQIEIVQRGSDRSQFFAKSVDPDGFPPYFLRRKGWGVTMSKPRRYRLGEASGLNSSLRASLPGFEFPLSHDCSEVVCVGKWYCPFMFVKEGGVKLKDQMKYSMYYEIKLEQRWEKIFDTVNENAESKKNPAVFVDAFVQREVVFVGGNEAVWDERTADTDAGDMFMWFKSFDGAGRETSVALSMKVVERVKWEQERVGWVGGDERKVRVERVEEFVGTGGGGWKRFSCYVLVERFVLKRMSTTGSAAVLLAYDFKHTHQIRSKWE; this is translated from the exons ATGTATGTGACAAGGCCTCTGTCTGTGTGTAGAAGATCTCCTCCATCACTGTCTCTACCGCCACCGGAGGGGCCAAATTCTGGTTATCTTGTGCTCCATGATGACGATTCAGTTGAGATAAACTGTTGCGGATGCGAAGATGACAGCGTCAACGGCCTGCCTTTCCCTCAGAACAAGGATCTAAGAGTTGGATATGGCTCAGATGGCGATGATGTTGCATTCATTCCCGTGCTTAATCAGCCCTTGTCTTCCAATCGATACCATGTCATACCTCGAACAGGGCGCCATAAGGG GGAAGCATGCACAAATACGAGGGAAGAGGACACGTGTATTGGCTGTTGCGGATGTAAAAATATTCCAGATGCTAAACCAAAGCCGTTGGATCCGTCAGacatatatcaacaaattgAGATAGTTCAAAGGGGGAGCGACCGCAGTCAGTTTTTTGCCAAGTCTGTTGATCCAGATGGTTTTCCTCCTTACTTCTTGAGAAGGAAAGGGTGGGGCGTGACAATGAGCAAGCCGCGTCGTTACCGATTAGGTGAAGCCTCGGGACTCAACTCCTCGCTACGAGCAAGCCTTCCCGGGTTTGAGTTTCCATTATCACATGATTGCTCTGAAGTAGTGTGTGTTGGCAAGTGGTATTGTCCTTTCATGTTTGTCAAGGAAGGAGGGGTGAAGTTGAAGGACCAAATGAAATATTCTATGTACTACGAAATTAAACTTGAGCAAAGATGGGAAAAGATTTTCGACACAGTTAATGAGAACGCTGAAAGCAAAAAAAATCCTGCTGTGTTTGTGGATGCTTTTGTTCAAAGGGAGGTGGTCTTTGTGGGTGGAAATGAGGCTGTTTGGGATGAAAGAACTGCGGATACGGATGCGGGTGATATGTTCATGTGGTTTAAAAGTTTTGATGGCGCAGGACGAGAAACAAGTGTGGCATTGAGCATGAAAGTCGTAGAGAGAGTGAAATGGGAGCAAGAAAGAGTTGGATGGGTTGGCGGGGATGAAAGGAAAGTGAGGGTGGAGAGAGTGGAAGAGTTTGTGGGGACGGGTGGTGGCGGGTGGAAGAGATTTAGTTGTTATGTGTTGGTAGAGAGGTTTGTACTGAAGAGAATGTCTACGACTGGAAGCGCAGCGGTACTACTCGCATATGATTTCAAGCACACTCACCAGATTAGGAGCAAATGGGAATGA